A window of Taeniopygia guttata chromosome 14, bTaeGut7.mat, whole genome shotgun sequence contains these coding sequences:
- the ZP2 gene encoding zona pellucida sperm-binding protein 2 isoform X2, producing MGFEQQCWSTSRMWLLLLFGFLPCLAPCADGLGDQDLLDNVTCHRHGMEVEFSRELSNYSWHVWVVDVSGEEIMSCDHTVDYERLILSVLFVNCTSLQHGQHQLWLRLMVNDTMGEETNITYSTHCDSIPVDEVTTPVFAGATNCTKDFMAVTFPGLISSLRDEHKVPATPMSWNLSVDDGTRIHQLSLGQATQQGYNFLVDGHNLIFQVAFAATGVVSYKHNDKVLHTVALKLMYGPPERRLTVESRMLCAPGPAICNTTHMTVAIPAFPGILMDVDVENKTIPMDQLQENGITLDTQRGIRLYISRGILKSRLRGESCSGLQYYMSSLKLAFHFHGETVAMVMHPECPCEKHTPIAAVCTQDGYMDFEVHAESTTPLLDLDTLRLRDPVCRPAYKSPLNDRVRFHVPLNGCGTRHWFDGEQIHYENEVRALWTDLPLGRISRDSELRLTVVCSFSNSDASLTVKVDHLSPPPSSVNQGSLSLVLLSYPEDSYRQPYREDQYPIVRYLRQPIFLEVQVLNRNDPNLHLVLDDCWATASQEPRSLPQWNIVVDGCEYDLDSYRTVFHPVGRGVSYANYRQRLEVKTFAFVSGDKALPGLVYFHCSVLICHRFHPDSPLCIPRCPRPSRSKRESGMEAVNSAVVSLGGPVLLVPEEWSAAQGSTVLNKEMWAGIAMTAVGVLSLATMLLFLAFLKCLKRRAYMVNVVH from the exons ATGGGGTttgagcagcagtgctggagcacctcAAGGATGTG GTTGCTGCTCCTGTTTGGGTTTTTGCCGTGCTTAGCCCCTTGTGCTGATGGCCTGGGGGATCAGGATCTCTTGG ATAATGTAACCTGCCATAGGCATGGGATGGAAGTTGAGTTTTCCAGAGAGCTTAGCAACTACTCCTGGCATGTGTGGGTTGTTG ATGTGAGTGGTGAGGAGATCATGTCCTGTGACCACACTGTGGATTATGAGAGGCTGATACTCAGTGTCCTGTTTGTCAACTGCACCAGCCTGCAG CATGGTCAGCACCAGCTCTGGTTGAGGCTGATGGTGAATGACACAATGGGAGAGGAGACAAATATCACCTACAGCACTCACTGTGACAGCATTCCTGTTGATGAAGTCACCACTCCTGTGTTTGCTGGTGCAACAAACTGCACCAAAGACTTCATGGCA GTTACCTTCCCAGGACTCATTTCAAGTCTCAGGGATGAGCATAAG GTTCCAGCCACTCCAATGTCCTGGAATCTGTCAGTTGATGATGGAACCAGAATACATCAGCTAAGCCTTGGGCAAGCAACACAGCAAGGCTATAACTTTCTGGTTGATGGCCACAACCTGATATTTcaggtggcctttgctgctACTGGAGTTGTGTCCTACAAG CACAATGATAAGGTGCTCCACACTGTGGCTCTCAAGCTCATGTATGGCCCTCCTGAGCGTAGACTGACTGTGGAGTCAAGAATGCTTTGTGCTCCAG GTCCAGCAATCTGTAATACAACACACATGACTGTTGCCATCCCAGCCTTTCCAGGGATCCTTATGGATGTGGATGTAGAGAATAAGACAATCCCCATGGATCAGCTTCAGGAAAATGGAATCACTCTGGACACACAAAGAGGGATCAGGCTGTATATTAGCAGGGGAATCCTGAAGTCTAGG CTACGTGGGGAGAGCTGCTCAGGACTTCAGTACTACATGTCCTCTTTGAAACTGGCTTTTCACTTCCATGGGGAGACTGTGGCAATGGTGATGCACCCTGAGTGCCCCTGCGAGAAGCACACACCAATAG CTGCTGTATGCACCCAGGATGGCTACATGGATTTTGAAGTCCATGCTGAGAGTACCACACCCCTGCTGGATTTGGATACCCTCAGGCTCAGGGATCCTGTGTGCCGGCCAGCCTACAAGTCACCTTTGAATGACAGGGTTCGGTTCCATGTCCCACTGAACGGGTGTGGGACCAGGCACTGG TTTGATGGGGAGCAGATTCATTATGAGAATGAGGTGAGGGCGTTATGGACAGACCTTCCCCTGGGCAGGATCTCAAGGGACAGTGAACTCAG GTTAACAGTTGTGTGCTCCTTCAGCAATAGTGATGCCTCCCTCACTGTAAAAGTAGACCACCTTTCTCCTCCACCTTCTTCAGTGAATCAAGGCTCCCTCTCCTTAGTTCTTCTAAGCTACCCAG AGGACTCGTACAGGCAGCCCTACCGTGAGGATCAGTATCCCATAGTGAGGTACCTGCGCCAGCCCATCTTCCTGGAAGTTCAGGTCCTGAACCGCAATGACCCCAACCTCCACCTGGTACTGGATGACTGCTGGGCAACGGCCTCCCAAGAGCCAAGATCACTGCCCCAGTGGAATATTGTTGTAGATGG CTGTGAGTATGACCTAGACAGCTACAGGACTGTGTTTCACCCTGTGGGACGTGGTGTCAGCTATGCTAACTATCGCCAGAGGCTGGAAGTGAAgacttttgcttttgtttctggtGACAAAGCCCTTCCTGGCCTG GTGTACTTCCACTGCAGCGTTCTGATCTGCCACCGTTTTCACCCGGACTCCCCACTGTGCATACCAAGATGCCCAAGGCCATCCAGAAGCAAGCGAG AAAGTGGGATGGAAGCTGTGAACTCTGCTGTGGTGAGCCTGGGGGGCCCTGTTCTCCTTGTGCCAGAAGAGTGGTCTGCAGCCCAAG GGAGCACTGTCCTGAACAAGGAGATGTGGGCTGGCATTGCAATGACTGCTGTTGGTGTTCTCTCTCTGGCCACAATGCTActatttttggcttttcttaAATGCCTAAAGAGAAGAGCATATATGGTAAATGTGGTACATTAG
- the ANKS4B gene encoding ankyrin repeat and SAM domain-containing protein 4B: MSSRYHKAAADGNVDLLKEATRKDLNTSDEDGMTPTLLAAYHGYLEALEVICRRGGDPDKCDIWGNTPLHHAACNGHIHCVSFLINFGANIFALDNDLRTPLEAAASRDRKECVQILDKAATEQNLLNPKKVTKQKAQAQRNVERQIKECEKRQEKHQHEMNRNYIKEKVGTVNSSKGTHSRVKLPGLFASNPTSTLTKNLKDTLKLKAKKTADSTRRQETQRNYQEDDMGRKSVMHLFDEKEEDELLNDLGERNLAGNDSQLSIFQRPGLGKIVFGRNLAAEVNPETVSSEKEDIRVTIASELFQYENTENGREDDVENSADVPWNEEEVVWDDEETENTPLEVFLASQMLDEFLPVFMREKIDLDALMLCSDEDLQSIQMELGPRKKVLSAVNKRKQALENPGKTIDTCL, encoded by the exons atGTCGAGCAGGTATCACAAAGCAGCGGCTGATGGCAACGTGGACCTGTTGAAAGAGGCCACCAGGAAAGACCTCAACACTTCTGATGAAGATGGGATGACTCCCACCCTTCTGGCAGCCTACCACGGGTACCTGGAAGCTCTGGAAGTCATTTGCCGGAGGGG GGGTGACCCGGACAAGTGTGACATCTGGGGGAACACGCCCCTGCACCACGCTGCCTGCAATGGCCACATCCACTGCGTCTCTTTTCTCATCAACTTTGGTGCCAACATCTTTGCTCTGGACAACGACCTGCGCACTCCCCTggaggcagctgccagcagggacCGCAAGGAGTGTGTCCAGATCCTGGACAAAGCTGCCACTGAGCAGAACTTGCTGAATCCAAAGAAGGTCACCAAACAAAAGGCACAGGCCCAGAGGAACGTCGAGAGACAAATCAAGGAATGTGAGAAGCGCCAGGAGAAACACCAACATGAAATGAACCGGAATTACATTAAAGAAAAGGTTGGCACGGTGAATTCTTCCAAAGGAACGCACTCCAGGGTAAAGTTGCCCGGTCTATTTGCTTCAAATCCTACAAGCACTTTAACCAAAAACCTGAAAGATACCCTGAAACTCAAGGCAAAAAAGACAGCCGACAGCACAAGAAGGCaggaaacacaaagaaattacCAAGAGGATGATATGGGTAGGAAAAGTGTGATGCATTTGTTTGATGAGAAAGAGGAGGATGAATTACTGAATGACCTTGGAGAGAGAAACCTTGCTGGTAATGACAGTCAGCTCTCCATTTTTCAGCGGCCAGGTCTTGGCAAGATTGTGTTTGGAAGGAATTTGGCTGCAGAGGTAAATCCTGAAACTGTGTCTTCTGAGAAAGAAGATATAAGAGTTACAATAGCCAGTGAGCTCTTTCAGTATGAAAATACTGAGAATGGCAGGGAAGATGACGTTGAAAACAGTGCTGATGTCCCTTGGAATGAGGAAGAAGTTGTTTGGGATGATGAGGAAACAGAGAATACGCCCCTTGAGGTATTTCTGGCATCACAAATGCTGGATGAGTTTCTTCCAGTCTTCATGAGGGAAAAAATTGATTTAGATGCCCTGATGCTATGTTCTGATGAAGATCTACAGAGCATTCAGATGGAGCTTGGGCCAAGAAAGAAAGTCCTGAGTGCTgtgaataaaagaaaacaggcaCTCGAGAACCCTGGAAAAACTATAGACACTTGCTTATAA
- the ZP2 gene encoding zona pellucida sperm-binding protein 2 isoform X1 produces the protein MGFEQQCWSTSRMWLLLLFGFLPCLAPCADGLGDQDLLDNVTCHRHGMEVEFSRELSNYSWHVWVVDVSGEEIMSCDHTVDYERLILSVLFVNCTSLQHGQHQLWLRLMVNDTMGEETNITYSTHCDSIPVDEVTTPVFAGATNCTKDFMAVTFPGLISSLRDEHKGFPALQVPATPMSWNLSVDDGTRIHQLSLGQATQQGYNFLVDGHNLIFQVAFAATGVVSYKHNDKVLHTVALKLMYGPPERRLTVESRMLCAPGPAICNTTHMTVAIPAFPGILMDVDVENKTIPMDQLQENGITLDTQRGIRLYISRGILKSRLRGESCSGLQYYMSSLKLAFHFHGETVAMVMHPECPCEKHTPIAAVCTQDGYMDFEVHAESTTPLLDLDTLRLRDPVCRPAYKSPLNDRVRFHVPLNGCGTRHWFDGEQIHYENEVRALWTDLPLGRISRDSELRLTVVCSFSNSDASLTVKVDHLSPPPSSVNQGSLSLVLLSYPEDSYRQPYREDQYPIVRYLRQPIFLEVQVLNRNDPNLHLVLDDCWATASQEPRSLPQWNIVVDGCEYDLDSYRTVFHPVGRGVSYANYRQRLEVKTFAFVSGDKALPGLVYFHCSVLICHRFHPDSPLCIPRCPRPSRSKRESGMEAVNSAVVSLGGPVLLVPEEWSAAQGSTVLNKEMWAGIAMTAVGVLSLATMLLFLAFLKCLKRRAYMVNVVH, from the exons ATGGGGTttgagcagcagtgctggagcacctcAAGGATGTG GTTGCTGCTCCTGTTTGGGTTTTTGCCGTGCTTAGCCCCTTGTGCTGATGGCCTGGGGGATCAGGATCTCTTGG ATAATGTAACCTGCCATAGGCATGGGATGGAAGTTGAGTTTTCCAGAGAGCTTAGCAACTACTCCTGGCATGTGTGGGTTGTTG ATGTGAGTGGTGAGGAGATCATGTCCTGTGACCACACTGTGGATTATGAGAGGCTGATACTCAGTGTCCTGTTTGTCAACTGCACCAGCCTGCAG CATGGTCAGCACCAGCTCTGGTTGAGGCTGATGGTGAATGACACAATGGGAGAGGAGACAAATATCACCTACAGCACTCACTGTGACAGCATTCCTGTTGATGAAGTCACCACTCCTGTGTTTGCTGGTGCAACAAACTGCACCAAAGACTTCATGGCA GTTACCTTCCCAGGACTCATTTCAAGTCTCAGGGATGAGCATAAG GGATTTCCTGCTTTGCAGGTTCCAGCCACTCCAATGTCCTGGAATCTGTCAGTTGATGATGGAACCAGAATACATCAGCTAAGCCTTGGGCAAGCAACACAGCAAGGCTATAACTTTCTGGTTGATGGCCACAACCTGATATTTcaggtggcctttgctgctACTGGAGTTGTGTCCTACAAG CACAATGATAAGGTGCTCCACACTGTGGCTCTCAAGCTCATGTATGGCCCTCCTGAGCGTAGACTGACTGTGGAGTCAAGAATGCTTTGTGCTCCAG GTCCAGCAATCTGTAATACAACACACATGACTGTTGCCATCCCAGCCTTTCCAGGGATCCTTATGGATGTGGATGTAGAGAATAAGACAATCCCCATGGATCAGCTTCAGGAAAATGGAATCACTCTGGACACACAAAGAGGGATCAGGCTGTATATTAGCAGGGGAATCCTGAAGTCTAGG CTACGTGGGGAGAGCTGCTCAGGACTTCAGTACTACATGTCCTCTTTGAAACTGGCTTTTCACTTCCATGGGGAGACTGTGGCAATGGTGATGCACCCTGAGTGCCCCTGCGAGAAGCACACACCAATAG CTGCTGTATGCACCCAGGATGGCTACATGGATTTTGAAGTCCATGCTGAGAGTACCACACCCCTGCTGGATTTGGATACCCTCAGGCTCAGGGATCCTGTGTGCCGGCCAGCCTACAAGTCACCTTTGAATGACAGGGTTCGGTTCCATGTCCCACTGAACGGGTGTGGGACCAGGCACTGG TTTGATGGGGAGCAGATTCATTATGAGAATGAGGTGAGGGCGTTATGGACAGACCTTCCCCTGGGCAGGATCTCAAGGGACAGTGAACTCAG GTTAACAGTTGTGTGCTCCTTCAGCAATAGTGATGCCTCCCTCACTGTAAAAGTAGACCACCTTTCTCCTCCACCTTCTTCAGTGAATCAAGGCTCCCTCTCCTTAGTTCTTCTAAGCTACCCAG AGGACTCGTACAGGCAGCCCTACCGTGAGGATCAGTATCCCATAGTGAGGTACCTGCGCCAGCCCATCTTCCTGGAAGTTCAGGTCCTGAACCGCAATGACCCCAACCTCCACCTGGTACTGGATGACTGCTGGGCAACGGCCTCCCAAGAGCCAAGATCACTGCCCCAGTGGAATATTGTTGTAGATGG CTGTGAGTATGACCTAGACAGCTACAGGACTGTGTTTCACCCTGTGGGACGTGGTGTCAGCTATGCTAACTATCGCCAGAGGCTGGAAGTGAAgacttttgcttttgtttctggtGACAAAGCCCTTCCTGGCCTG GTGTACTTCCACTGCAGCGTTCTGATCTGCCACCGTTTTCACCCGGACTCCCCACTGTGCATACCAAGATGCCCAAGGCCATCCAGAAGCAAGCGAG AAAGTGGGATGGAAGCTGTGAACTCTGCTGTGGTGAGCCTGGGGGGCCCTGTTCTCCTTGTGCCAGAAGAGTGGTCTGCAGCCCAAG GGAGCACTGTCCTGAACAAGGAGATGTGGGCTGGCATTGCAATGACTGCTGTTGGTGTTCTCTCTCTGGCCACAATGCTActatttttggcttttcttaAATGCCTAAAGAGAAGAGCATATATGGTAAATGTGGTACATTAG